Proteins encoded in a region of the Limanda limanda chromosome 17, fLimLim1.1, whole genome shotgun sequence genome:
- the LOC133023567 gene encoding zinc finger protein RFP-like, with protein MSMAEASLDLFSEQELTCSICLDLFVDPVTTPCGHNFCQACIGGYWASSPVCTCPLCKHPFDERPRLSVNKVFALIADKYKENRYGAAGLPPLGGHETPLRTGDAFTNPFLTVATVATGEEVVWCDVCTGGKQPAVSSCLTCTASYCTEHVRPHHSAPFYSKHPLMDPLEALRGRTCALHRRLLEVYCRTCQRCICAICVLEEHRTHKTVSVQTERLSKQKQVARTEQEILNRIRERGIHVTELRRKLEGVKNYADGQRGEAEHLLDEVAASLDCVRTRVVGGIEIQLDAVMSKGEGLVSRLEAEQSQLMDRRATLEVQAISQDHIGFLQSFEEATVPLADDLQINVDQDPEFSLHFNLAEVKSSLTDVKDKMDDIRMEEVRCRGSGGSFSSTDLMAAESMLSLRGSSASLRKSQWSLRDMKKYKSVSGHKKARVYMEDVTLNPVTAYPFLILSEDRKQVKRGEKLQFYRNSPHRFDVWSCVNAKEGFASGRHYWEVFVGENKDWKVGVVSESAQRKGLFDMSPSNGYYAIWWSGSQLRALTAPPLTKVKNPQKLRQVGVFLDVDVGQVSFYNAKSGSEIYSFTGSSEFTERMFPLLGTGDKEVPLVLITAQHHVA; from the exons ATGTCGATGGCGGAGGCGTCTTTAGATCTGTTCTCAGAGCAGGAGTTGACCTGCTCCATCTGCCTGGACCTGTTTGTTGACCCCGTCACGACTCCCTGTGGACACAACTTCTGTCAG GCGTGTATCGGAGGTTACTGGGCGTCGAGTCCCGTGTGCACGTGTCCGCTGTGCAAACATCCGTTCGATGAGCGACCGCGACTCAGCGTCAACAAAGTCTTCGCTCTCATCGCAGATAAATACAAAGAGAATCGTTATGGAGCCGCGGGGTTACCGCCGCTGGGCGGGCACGAGACGCCGCTGAGGACCGGCGACGCATTCACGAACCCGTTTTTGACGGTGGCGACGGTGGCGACCGGTGAGGAGGTGGTGTGGTGTGACGTGTGCACAGGTGGGAAACAACCTGCCGTCAGCTCCTGTCTCACCTGCACGGCCTCGTACTGCACTGAGCACGTGCGGCCACATCACTCCGCCCCCTTCTACTCCAAACACCCCCTGATGGATCCTCTGGAGGCTCTGCGCGGCCGCACCTGCGCTCTGCACCGCCGCCTGCTGGAG GTTTACTGTCGCACATGTCAGAGGTGTATCTGTGCCATTTGTGTCCTGGAGGAACATCGAACACACAAAACCGTCTCTGTCCAGACAGAGAGACTCAGCAAACAG AAACAGGTGGCGAGGACGGAGCAGGAGATCCTGAACCGGATCAGAGAGCGAGGGATCCACGTGACGGAGCTCAGGAGGAAACTGGAGGGAGTGAAG AACTACGCAGACGGACAGCGAGGTGAAGCTGAACACCTGCTGGACGAAGTGGCCGCTTCCCTCGACTGCGTCCGGACGCGGGTGGTGGGCGGGATCGAGATCCAGCTGGATGCCGTCATGTCAAAGGGGGAGGGGCTGGTGAGCCGTCTGGAGGCGGAGCAAAGCCAGTTGATGGACAGGAGGGCCACACTGGAAGTCCAGGCCATCAGTCAGGATCACATCGGCTTCCTGCAG agcttTGAGGAGGCCACAGTGCCTCTGGCTGACGATCTGCAGATCAACGTGGACCAGGATCCGgagttttctctccatttcaaTCTGGCGGAGGTGAAGAGTTCTCTGACAGACGTGAAAgacaagatggacgacatcagGATGGAGGAGGTCCGCTGCCGGGGCTCCGGAGGCTCCT TTTCCTCCACAGACCTGATGGCGGCCGAGAGCATGCTCAGTCTGAGAGGAAGCAGCGCCAGTCTGAGGAAGAGTCAGTGGTCTCTGAGAG ATATGAAGAAGTATAAATCCGTCTCAG GACATAAAAAGGCTCGGGTCTACATGG AGGACGTGACGTTGAACCCGGTGACGGCGTATCCGTTCCTCATCCTGTCGGAGGACAGGAAGCAGGTGAAGcgaggagagaagctgcagttcTACAGAAACAGTCCTCACAGGTTCGATGTGTGGTCCTGCGTCAACGCCAAGGAGGGATTTGCCTCTGGACGCCATTACTGGGAG GTGTTTGTGGGGGAGAACAAGGACTGGAAGGTGGGCGTGGTCAGCGAGTCGGCTCAGAGGAAAGGTCTGTTCGACATGAGTCCCTCCAACGGATACTACGCCATCTGGTGGAGTGGCAGCCAGCTGAGGGCGCTCACTGCACCCCCACTGACCAAG GTGAAGAACCCTCAGAAGCTGCGTCAGGTGGGCGTCTTCCTGGACGTGGACGTGGGTCAGGTGTCCTTCTACAACGCCAAGTCGGGCTCTGAGATCTACAGCTTCACGGGATCGTCTGAGTTTACAGAGAGGATGTTTCCTCTGCTGGGAACCGGAGACAAAGAGGTTCCCCTGGTGCTCATCACGGCTCAGCACCACGTGGCCTGA
- the utp18 gene encoding U3 small nucleolar RNA-associated protein 18 homolog isoform X2 produces the protein MEEVKEPRRARKRGRVEAKGPGQEGTGPGEQSTGEQEQRKRGNARSVAGLREDDASVRLLEQLLFGTEDELRDRILEEDEDAAERLSLEDEDVESEEDEARLQHRPIREAAWVDEDDELEEEVDMKHRYRKDLMRGDAESVMTTHKLQQRMREQFQKSMGGAPLWAESSGKKKKKNNAEDEDDDDDDDDEEDDLLRRTGNFVASPERLSSGILRMKKCLPANSARPSEDRLSTVQFHPSAQVVMTAGLDQSVSLFQVDGKTNPKIQSIHLERFPVHKAQFSVDGETVIATGLRNKMFYLYDMMEGRVTPVHTVRGLNENRVKEFSVCPDGGALLLTGTRGYLHLLTLKTKEVVRSMKINGDVSGVAFSHDGSKVFINSEEGEVYVWDVRSSRCLNKFTDDGCVKGTSIAASRNGQYLACGSQSGVVNIYSQEACLNSANPKPLKAVMNLLTSVTSLTFNPTSEILAMASRAEDEAVRLVHLSSLSIFSNFPVSKRNIVYRASCLDFSPHSGFFSLANNKGHAPLFRLLHYKDF, from the exons atggaggaagtgaaggagccGAGGAGAGCCAGGAAGAGAGGCCGGGTGGAGGCCAAGGGACCCGGGCAGGAGGGCACCGGCCCCGGGGAGCAGAGCACCggggagcaggagcagaggaagcgGGGGAACGCTCGCAGCGTGGCCGGGCTGCGGGAGGACGACGCCTCGGTGCggctgctggagcagctgctgttcGGGACCGAGGACGAGCTGCGGGACCGGATCCTGGAG GAGGACGAAGACGCAGCTGAACGTTTGTCTTTGGAAGACGAAGACGTTGAGTCTGAGGAGGACGAGGCTCGTCTGCAGCaccgaccaatcagagaggCCGCCTGGGTGGACGAGGACGACGAGCTGGAGGAAGA ggtggACATGAAGCATCGTTACCGTAAAGACCTGATGAGAGGAGACGCCGAATCGGTCATGACCACACACAAGCTTCAGCAGAGGATGAGAGAGCA GTTTCAGAAGTCAATGGGCGGAGCTCCATTGTGGGCGGAGAGCAgcgggaagaagaagaagaagaacaacg CTGAGGACGAagacgacgatgatgatgatgatgatgaggaggacgaCCTGCTGAGGAGGACAGGAAACTTTGTGGCGTCTCCAGAGCGTTTGTCCAGCGGCATCTTAAGA ATGAAGAAGTGTCTTCCCGCCAACAGCGCTCGTCCATCCGAGGACAGACTGTCCACTGTCCAGTTCCACCCCTCCGCTCAAGTCGTCATGACAGCTGGCCTCGACCAATCAGTGTCCCTCTTTCAG GTGGACGGGAAGACAAACCCAAAGATCCAGAGCATCCACCTGGAGCGGTTCCCTGTCCACAAGGCGCAGTTCAGCGTGGACGGCGAGACGGTGATCGCCACCGGTCTGAGGAACAAGATGTTCTACCTGTACGACATGATGGAGGGCCGGGTCACACCTGTCCACactgtcagag GTCTGAATGAAAACAGAGTGAAGGAGTTCTCAGTTTGTCCTGATGGAGGCGCTCTGCTGCTCACTGGGACTCGTGGGTACCTGCACCTCCTCACACTCAAG acGAAGGAGGTGGTTCGCAGCATGAAGATCAACGGGGACGTCAGCGGCGTCGCCTTCTCCCACGACGGCAGCAAAGTCTTCATCAACTCAG aggagggggaggtgtaCGTGTGGGACGTGCGCAGCAGTCGTTGTTTGAACAAGTTCACAGATGACGGATGTGTGAAGGGGACGTCCATCGCCGCCTCTCGGAACGGCCAGTACCTGGCCTGCGG CTCTCAGTCGGGGGTGGTCAACATCTATTCTCAAGAGGCGTGTCTTAACTCAGCCAATCCGAAGCCTCTGAAGGCCGTGATGAACCTGttgacctcagtgacctcccTGACCTTCAACCCCACCTCTGAAATTCTGGCCATGGCGTCCCGAGCTGAAGACGAGGCTGTAAGGCTG GTCCACCTGTCCAGCCTCAGCATCTTCTCCAACTTCCCCGTCTCCAAGAGGAACATTGTTTATCGAGCAAGCTGCCTGGACTTCTCCCCACATAGCGGCTTCTTCTCATTGGCTAACAACAAAGGACACGCCCCCCTCTTCAG gttgttACATTACAAAGACTTCTGA
- the utp18 gene encoding U3 small nucleolar RNA-associated protein 18 homolog isoform X1: MEEVKEPRRARKRGRVEAKGPGQEGTGPGEQSTGEQEQRKRGNARSVAGLREDDASVRLLEQLLFGTEDELRDRILEEDEDAAERLSLEDEDVESEEDEARLQHRPIREAAWVDEDDELEEEVDMKHRYRKDLMRGDAESVMTTHKLQQRMREQFQKSMGGAPLWAESSGKKKKKNNAAEDEDDDDDDDDEEDDLLRRTGNFVASPERLSSGILRMKKCLPANSARPSEDRLSTVQFHPSAQVVMTAGLDQSVSLFQVDGKTNPKIQSIHLERFPVHKAQFSVDGETVIATGLRNKMFYLYDMMEGRVTPVHTVRGLNENRVKEFSVCPDGGALLLTGTRGYLHLLTLKTKEVVRSMKINGDVSGVAFSHDGSKVFINSEEGEVYVWDVRSSRCLNKFTDDGCVKGTSIAASRNGQYLACGSQSGVVNIYSQEACLNSANPKPLKAVMNLLTSVTSLTFNPTSEILAMASRAEDEAVRLVHLSSLSIFSNFPVSKRNIVYRASCLDFSPHSGFFSLANNKGHAPLFRLLHYKDF, from the exons atggaggaagtgaaggagccGAGGAGAGCCAGGAAGAGAGGCCGGGTGGAGGCCAAGGGACCCGGGCAGGAGGGCACCGGCCCCGGGGAGCAGAGCACCggggagcaggagcagaggaagcgGGGGAACGCTCGCAGCGTGGCCGGGCTGCGGGAGGACGACGCCTCGGTGCggctgctggagcagctgctgttcGGGACCGAGGACGAGCTGCGGGACCGGATCCTGGAG GAGGACGAAGACGCAGCTGAACGTTTGTCTTTGGAAGACGAAGACGTTGAGTCTGAGGAGGACGAGGCTCGTCTGCAGCaccgaccaatcagagaggCCGCCTGGGTGGACGAGGACGACGAGCTGGAGGAAGA ggtggACATGAAGCATCGTTACCGTAAAGACCTGATGAGAGGAGACGCCGAATCGGTCATGACCACACACAAGCTTCAGCAGAGGATGAGAGAGCA GTTTCAGAAGTCAATGGGCGGAGCTCCATTGTGGGCGGAGAGCAgcgggaagaagaagaagaagaacaacg CAGCTGAGGACGAagacgacgatgatgatgatgatgatgaggaggacgaCCTGCTGAGGAGGACAGGAAACTTTGTGGCGTCTCCAGAGCGTTTGTCCAGCGGCATCTTAAGA ATGAAGAAGTGTCTTCCCGCCAACAGCGCTCGTCCATCCGAGGACAGACTGTCCACTGTCCAGTTCCACCCCTCCGCTCAAGTCGTCATGACAGCTGGCCTCGACCAATCAGTGTCCCTCTTTCAG GTGGACGGGAAGACAAACCCAAAGATCCAGAGCATCCACCTGGAGCGGTTCCCTGTCCACAAGGCGCAGTTCAGCGTGGACGGCGAGACGGTGATCGCCACCGGTCTGAGGAACAAGATGTTCTACCTGTACGACATGATGGAGGGCCGGGTCACACCTGTCCACactgtcagag GTCTGAATGAAAACAGAGTGAAGGAGTTCTCAGTTTGTCCTGATGGAGGCGCTCTGCTGCTCACTGGGACTCGTGGGTACCTGCACCTCCTCACACTCAAG acGAAGGAGGTGGTTCGCAGCATGAAGATCAACGGGGACGTCAGCGGCGTCGCCTTCTCCCACGACGGCAGCAAAGTCTTCATCAACTCAG aggagggggaggtgtaCGTGTGGGACGTGCGCAGCAGTCGTTGTTTGAACAAGTTCACAGATGACGGATGTGTGAAGGGGACGTCCATCGCCGCCTCTCGGAACGGCCAGTACCTGGCCTGCGG CTCTCAGTCGGGGGTGGTCAACATCTATTCTCAAGAGGCGTGTCTTAACTCAGCCAATCCGAAGCCTCTGAAGGCCGTGATGAACCTGttgacctcagtgacctcccTGACCTTCAACCCCACCTCTGAAATTCTGGCCATGGCGTCCCGAGCTGAAGACGAGGCTGTAAGGCTG GTCCACCTGTCCAGCCTCAGCATCTTCTCCAACTTCCCCGTCTCCAAGAGGAACATTGTTTATCGAGCAAGCTGCCTGGACTTCTCCCCACATAGCGGCTTCTTCTCATTGGCTAACAACAAAGGACACGCCCCCCTCTTCAG gttgttACATTACAAAGACTTCTGA